AAGGACGACCATGGGCGGTGCTTGGTGACTTTAATGAAGTATTACACATACACGAGCATGATGGAATCGGTAATCGGAGTCAAGCCCAAATGGATGGGTTTAGAGATGCAATTGACACTTGCGGATTAACTGACATAGGATATACAGGGACAGATTGGACTTTTGAGAAGAAAGTTGTGGGAGGCACCTACACGAGGGTTAGACTTGACAGGTGCTTGGTTAACCCGGAGTGGTCGCTAGCCTTACCCTCAACAAACCTTGCTCACAAAACGGCTGCAAGTTCTGATCATGTTCCTATCCTATTGACGCTACGTGAAGTGCATGCATGCAATGTGGGGCCGAAGCCATTTCAGTACGAAACCATGTGGGAACGGGAGGATTCTTTATTCACGACTGTGACTGGGCGGTGGAACATGCAGGCTGCAGATTCTGTCGCTGCGCTGCGCACAAAGCTAGATGGCTTGGCGGGGGACTCTCGACGTGGGACCGTACCCAGTTTGGGTCAGTAAAGACAGAGATTCGTCAACTGAAAACTGCACTAGAGCACCTGCGCTCTGTCCCAGGTAGATCCGGTCCAACACATGAGGAGGCAAAAGTAGTGGATAGGCTGGTTGAGCTCTTCCACCGAGAAGAGATGTTGTGGCGCCAGAGGGCGCACTTGGATTGGCTCGTACATGGAGACAAAAATACATACTTTTTCCATTTAAGAGCTAGTAGACGGCGCcgcaaaaaccaaattaaaatgcTTCAATTGCCGGATGGGAATATGACCGAAAATGCATTAGAGATGGAGGCTCTGGCCAACGAGTTTTATAAAGGCTTGTACACCTCGGAGGGAGTGCATAATACGGAAGAAGTGCTACAAACAGTGCCTATGAAAGTAACACCCGCTATGAGTGATATTCTTAACGCACCATACACTCAGCAGGAGGTCAAGCAAGCACTGTTTCAAATGTTCCCTATCAAGGCACCTGGCCCTGACGGTTTCCCGGCTCACTTCTTTCAGCGTCATTGGGAAGTATGCGGGGAGGATGTAACCAGAGTGGTTCTCAAGATAGTTGACGGAACGGAGTCGGCTGCATGTATTAATGATACTGTGTTGGTTCTGATCCCAAAGGTAAAAAATCCCACACTCCTTTCACAGTTCCGTCCAATTAGCCTTTGCAATGTTCTGTACAAGATAGCTTCAAAGGTCATCGCCAATAGACTCAAGCAAATATTACCAGATATAGTTTCAGAAGAGCAATCTGCATTTGTCCCGGGCAGAATGATAACTGACAATATTATAACTACTTATGAGTGTTTGCATTTTATGAAATGGAACAGGGCAAAAAAGCACCAATCGTGTGCGTTGAAGCTCGACGTGATGAAGGCTTATGATAGAGTTGAGTGGGCCTACCTCCGGGCCATCATGCTTAAGTTGGGTTTCACTGTTAACTGGGTGGACATTATTATGAGTTTGGTCACCTCTGTCAAATTTTCAGTCATGTTCAATGGGAGGAAGCTAGAGGAATTTCAGCCTTCGAGAGGGATCCGCCAAGGGGACCCGatatctccatacttgttcttgttagcagcagagggcctgtCGTGCCTTTTAAAATCAAAGAGTGAGTCATCCAACCTGAGTGCGATTCAGGTGGCGCCTTCGGCACCCCCTGTAAACCATCTCCTATTtgctgatgacagcctgctgttcttcAAGGCAAACGGTATGGGAGCTACCGAGGTGAACCAGGTATTGGATACCTATAGCCAAGCTTCAGGTCAGCGTATAAACTATGCAAAGTCATCTATTTTTTTCAGCAAAGGTGTCCCTGACAGTAGGCGAACTGAAATAAAAGGACTCCTCAATGTCCCAAATGAAACACTTAATGAGAAATACCTTGGGATGCCCTCTGACATTGGGAGTTCAAAAAATGGAGCCTTCAAATACCTCAAGGACAGGTTATGGAGCAAGATCCAAGGCTGGATTGAAAGAACCTTGTCCACGGCCAGAAAGGAAGTTCTGGTGAAGTCGGTTGCACAAGCTGTACCTGTCTATCCGATGTCTTGCTTTAAACTTTCGAGAGGGCTATGTGAACACCTCAATATGCTTATAAGAAAATTCTGGTGGGGAAGTAAGAACGGGCAGCAGAAGCCTCATTAGGTCTCTTGGGAAGCAATGACGAAGCCAAAGTCTATGGGTGGACTAGGGTTCAAAGATTTTGAACTTTTCAATATGGCAATGCTGGCTAGACAGGCATGGCGCCTGCTGCAACAGCCAGATTCACTATGCTCCCGGTTATTAAAGAGTGTTTATTTCCCTCACTCAAACATCCTGGAGGCGCAGTTGGGTTCTCACCCGAGCCAGATATGGAGGGCCATTATCGAGGGGCGCGATACACTCAAACTAGGGCTCATCAAGCGAATTGGTAACGGAAATAGTACGAAGATATGGGAGGAGAACTGGCTGCCCAGGGAGGAAATGATGAGGCCTTACGGCTGCATCTCAGCAAACCCACCCGAGTTGGTCTCAGAACTCATAGACGCTACTATGGCCACATGGGACAAGCATAGGCTCAATGCTACCTTCCTCCCGTTCGATGCAAAGGTGATCGCGGGCATCCCGCTGTGCACCATGAACCTACCTGACTTTTGGAGCTGGGCTCACGAGAGAAGTGGACAATTCTCAGTTAAATCATCATATAACATGTTAGTCACAATCAAGTAAAGGAGGGAGGCTTGGCTGTATGGATCGGCAGGGTCCTCTAGTAATCGCCTGGAAGAGGGATCGTGGAAGACATTGTGGAAAACCGAGCTGCCTTCTAAGGTGCGCATGTTCTTATGGAGGTTGTCGAAACAATCACTACCCACAGAGGATGTGAGGGCGCATCGCAATATGACAACATCGAGTAGCTGCGGCCTATGCGGACAACCAGATTCATGGCACCACTCTCTTTTGGAATGCACGGTATCTAGGTGCACTTGGGCCCTAGTGGACGACGAGCTAGCTTGCACCATGGCGACGACAACAGAGACGAGAGCCAAGAGCTGGCTTTTCAATCTGCTTGACTCGCTAACCCATGATAAGTTCGTCCTCTTGGCAGTCACACTTTGGGCGATCTGGTTTTCCAGGAGAAAAGCAATACACGAGGCGATCTTCCAGACTCCTCACGCAACTCATGCATTTATCACTCGCTTCATAGCTGACTTGGAGTCAGTTCGGGTGGTAAAACCCTCAACCAACACCATTGCAAGGACTATGCAACCACTTCCGAGACCTAGTGCCCCACCGGTTAGCTTCGCAAAGATTCACATCGATGCTGCTGTACGTTCTAACAGGGGGGAGCGGCTGCTGCAGTGTGCCGCGATGACCAGGGAGCGTTCCTGGGCAGTTCAGCTTTGGTCATCGAAGGAGTGTGCGATCCAGCCACACTTGAGTCCATTGCATGTCGCGAGGCTTTTGCCCTCGCGGAAGATCTTAATGTTCACCGCTTCATTGTTTCGTCCGATTGCAAGCAAGTCATTGGCGACATCGCAAAAGGAATTCAAGGTTCCTACGGAGCTATCATTAGTGAAATCAAAGCTAGGGCTGCACACTTTTCTTGTAATTTTATTCACGAAAGTCGTAGAGTTAATGTAGAAGCTCATAAGTTAGCAAAGTTTTCTACTTCGTTATCTTTGGGTCGTCATGTGTGGCTTGGCCAGCCTCATGACCAACGTTGTATCCCACCCATTGTGGAATTTGAGTAATAAAGTGGCTTTCCCCTAAAAAAACGTATCGCTAGTAGTCTGTTCGTTTCCAAGCCGTCGTCCGCTGCTGAGATCGAGAGTTACCTGCTGCCTGCTGGCCGCTCAGATCAGATCTCTCCATCGCGCCACTATCGAGGAGCGGAGAAGGGTAGGGGACGCTGGGACAGGGAAGCACCGTTGCGCCGATCCACAGACACGTTGTCGGTTGCCCGTTGCCCATTGCCGGCGGCCCCGACACACGGAGGCTGAGCGGCAATCATACAAGGGGAAAAGGTAATCTGTTCTCACATCAGATTGGTTCATGCCTTGAAAAACTATAGAAGTATAATCATACAAATTATAAGCATTAATCATCAAGTATAgcattttcatttatttatttgtgCTTGTGTAGACATGAAGAGAAAAGGAGCCGAATCTCCATACATAAATTTTTCAAACCAGTTGGTCCAAGCTATCAACCATCAAAACATTATGCTACAGTACAATCTAGTGAAGTGAACCAGCCTAATCCTAAATAAGGCTAAAGACTTCCATTGATGCTATGAGGCAAGCAAGAATTGTTTATTTTTCAAACATTTATAATTTCTTAATACATGATCTctaataattatttttgttgattgCATCAGGTGGTTAATTTTCCAAGCATGCCCCTTTAgagaaaatggtgaatatgatgaTTCCAAGCACCAAGGTAATAGCTCGAGCATAATTTAATTTATATGCAAGCTCCTAATAaaaaattgtcactaataaaattTGACGAATCTACATCTCTTGTGTCGTTGTCTTTCTATTAGTACTCAGATTTTCTCTCTTTTTCCTCTTATCACTTTAATAGGCTGGTTAATTCTATTAAGAAATTAGTGGAAAGCGTGTTAACCTAAAAAAAATCTCTAGTGTTGTTGTCTTTGCCCCCCCTATGGTCAAATCCTGGCTCCGTCCCTGAATCCACGTATCGCTAGTAGTCTGTTCGTTTCCAAGCCGTCGTCCGCTGCTGAGATCGAGAGTTACCTGTTGCCTGCTGGCCGCTCAGATCAGATCTCTCCATCGCGCCACTATCGAGGAGCGGAGAAGGGTAGGGGACGCTGGGACAGGGAAGTGTCGTTGCGCCGATCCACAGACACGTTGCCGGTTACCCCGTTGCCCATTGCCGGCGGCCCCGACACACGGCGGCTGAGCGACAATCATACAAGGGAAAAGGTAATCTGTTCTCATATCAGATTGGTTCATGCCTTAAAAAACTATAGAAGTATAATCATACAAATTATAAGCATTAATCATCAAGTATAgcattttcatttatttatttgtgCTTGTGTAGACATGAAAAGAAAAAGAGCCGAATCTCCATACATAAATTTTTCAAACCAGTTGGTTCAAGCTATCAACCATGAGAACATGATGCTACAGTACAATCTAGTGAGGTGAACCAGCCTAATCCTAAATAAGGCTAAAGACTTCCATTGATGCTATGAGGCAAGCAAGAATTGTTTATTTTTCAAACATTTATAATTTCTTAATACATGATCTctaataattatttttgttgattgCATCAGGTGGTTAATTTTCCAAGCATGCCCCTTTAgagaaaatggtgaatatgatgaTTCCAAGCACCAAGGTAATAGCTCGAGCATAATTTAATTTATATGCAAGCTCCTAATAaaaaattgtcactaataaaattTGACGAATCTACATCTCTTGTGTCGTTGTCTTTCTATTAGTACTCAGATTTTCTCTCTTTTTCCTCTTATCACTTTAATAGGCTGGTTAATTCTATTAAGAAATTAGTGGAAAGCGTGTTAACCTAAAAAAAATCTCTAGTGTTGTTGTCTTTGCCCCCCCTATGGTCAAATCCTGGCTCCGTCCCTGAATCCACGTATCGCTAGTAGTCTGTTCGTTTCCAAGCCGTCGTCCGCTGCTGAGATCGAGAGTTACCTGCTGCCTGCTGGCCGCTCAGATCAGATCTCTCCATCGCGCCACTATCGAGGAGCGGAGAAGGGTAGGGGACGCTGGGACAGGGAAGTGTCGTTGCGCCGATCCACAGACACGTTGCCGGTTACCCCGTTGCCCATTGCCGGCGGCCCCGACACACGGCGGCTGAGCGACAATCATACAAGGGAAAAGGTAATCTGTTCTCATATCAGATTGGTTCATGCCTTTAAAAACTATAGAAGTATAATCATACAAATTATAAGCATTAATCATCAAGTATAgcattttcatttatttatttgtgCTTGTGTAGACATGAAAAGAAAAAGAGCCGAATCTCCATACATAAATTTTTCAAACCAGTTGGTTCAAGCTATCAACCATGAGAACATGATGCTACAGTACAATCTAGTGAGGTGAACCAGCCTAATCCTAAATAAGGCTAAAGACTTCCATTGATGCTATGAGGCAAGCAAGAATTGTTTATTTTTCAAACATTTATAATTTCTTAATACATGATCTctaataattatttttgttgattgCATCAGGTGGTTAATTTTCCAAGCATGCCCCTTTAgagaaaatggtgaatatgatgaTTCCAAGCACCAAGGTAATAGCTCGAGCATAATTTAATTGATATGCAAGCTCCTAATAAAAAAATGTCACTAATAAAATTTGACGAATCTACATCTCTTGTGTCGTTGTCTTTCTATTAGTACTCAGATTTTCTCTCTTTTTCCTCTTATCACTTTAACAGGCTGGTTAATTCTGTTAAGAAATTAGTGGAAAGCGTGTTAACCTAAAAAAATCTCTAGTGTCGTTGTCTTTGCCCCCCTATGGTCAAATCCTGGCTCCGTCCCTGAATCCACGTATCGCTAGTAGTCTGTTCGTTTCCAAGCCGTCGTCCGCTGCTGAGATCGAGAGTTACCTGCTGCCTGCTGGCCGCTCAGATCAGATCTCTCCATCGCGCCACTATCGAGGAGCGGAGAAGGGTAGGGGACGATGGGACAGGGAAGCGCCGTTGCGCCGATCCACAGACACGTTGCCGGTTGCCCGTTGCCCATTGACGGCGGCCCCGACACACAGCGGCTGAGCGACAATCATACAAGGGGAAAAGGTAATCTGTTCTCATATCAGATTGGTTCATGCCTTTAAAAACTATAGAAGTATAATCATACAAATTATAAGCATTAATCATCAAGTATAGCattttcattcatttatttatgcttGTGTAGACATGAAAAGAAAAAGAGCCAAATCTCCATACATAAATTTTTCAAGCCAGTTGGTTCAAGCCATCAACCATCAGAACATGATGCTACAGTACAATCTAGTGAAGTGAACCAGCCTAATCCTAAATAAGGCTAAAGACTTCCATTGATGCTATGAGGCAAGCAATATTTGTTTATTTTTCAAACATTTATAATTTCTTAATACATGATCTctaataattatttttgttgattgCATCAGGTGGTTAATTTTCCAAGCATGCCCCTTTAgagaaaatggtgaatatgatgaTTCCAAGCACCAAGGTAATAGCTCGAGCATAATTTAATTGATATGCAAGCTCCTAATAAAAAAATGTCACTAATAAAATTTGACGAATCTACGTCTCTTGTGTCGATGTCTTTCTATTAGTACTCAGATTTTCTCTCTTTTTCCTCTTATCACTTTAACAGGCTGGTTAATTCTGTTAAGAAATTAGTGGAAAGCGTGTTAACCTAAAAAATCTCTAGTGTCGTTGTCTTTGCCCTCCTATGGTCAAATCCTGGCTCCGTCCCTGGTCGGCACTCGGCACACCTATTAAGGACGGGGAGAGAGGATGGGGGCGCCGTTGccgtgctcgtcctcctcttctgGCCACGGTTCTCACCATGGAGGCAGCGGTGGGATGGGAGCCAGGCGTAGGCAGGATGGGGCACGGGCGCCCCGGTGGATTTCCTGTGGTTTTTTTAGGCGTTAAATTTTGGATTAGCGCTAATTTCAAGGTGCGATTAGGTGGGCGGTTAGCGATAATTGAGGGTGGGATTACGTGGTTGCCGATTGAATCTCTCGTCTGCTTGttggcagagttttcgtccgcccgAGCATATGTtctcttgtttaatagtagtagagaagtagagattctcttgtttaatagtagtagagattTGGCGTCCAGCAGCTAACACTGTAATCAGCGTAGCCAATTTGGTGGGAAATAAGAAAAGGCTGGTTAGCCAAATGATAAATCAGAGAGATAAAGAAGCAAGATTAACATAATCCACAGGTGCCAAACACAGCCTCACCGTGATGGTACTCTGCTGAAGGCCTAGAGACGATCATCCATACTGCATTTAGAAGTCATGCCTTAAGAATGACAATTTGCTACACCACGAGCTTATTTCTAAGGCGGGTTTGCACTCGAATTAAGTCCGAAACTAAAGTAAACATTAACCATTCATCACCTCATACAATTCTCCCAGTCTAGAGGTTATTATTGGCAACGATAGTCTTCTGCTTGGCCATCCAGGTCCAGGCAGGCAGCAAGACGCGCGAACCCGGAATTCAAACTCAGAGGTGCTTGAAGATGAGGCCGCCGTGCGCGGCGAAGAATGGCGCGAAGACGAGCGCCTCGACGGCCATGAGCTTTATGAGGATGTTGAGCGACGGGCCGGAGGTGTCCTTGAGCGGGTCGCCGATGGTGTCGCCGATGACCGCCGCCTTGTGCGCGTCCGACCCCTTGGGCCCCAGCGCCCGCGCCTCCGCCGACGCGCCGGCCTCGATGTACTTCTTGGCGTTGTCCCACGCGCCGCCGCTGTTGGACGCCGAGATCGCCACCTGGACCCCCGACACCAGCGCGCCGGCGAGGAGCCCGGCCAGCGTCTCGGTGCCGAACAGCGTGCCGGCGACCAGCGGGCTGAGCATGACGAGCGCGCCGGGCGCCAGCATCTTCTTGAGCGACGCGTCGGTGGAGATCTTGACGCAGGTGGCGTAGTCCGGCTTCGCCGTGCCCTCCATGAGCCCCGGGATGCTGTCGAACTGCCGCCGCACCTCCTCCACCATCGCCAGCGCCGCGCTCCCCACGCTCCGCATGGTCATCGCCGAGAACCAGTAGGGCAGCATGGCCCCCACCAGCAGCCCCGCGAACACCCGAGGGCTCAGCACGTCCACCGCCGCGACCCCGGCGCGGCTCACGTAGGCGCCGAACAGCGCCAGCGACACCAGCGCTGCCGACCCGATCGCGAACCCTTTGCCGATGGCGGCGGTGGTGTTGCCGGCGGCGTCGAGCGCATCCGTGCGCTCGCGGACCACGTGAGGCATGCCGGACATCTCGGCGATGCCGCCGGCGTTGTCGCTGATGGGGCCGTAGGCGTCGATGCTGAGCCCCGTGGCGATGGTGCTGAGCATGCCCAGCGCCGCCAGCGCGATGCCGTACATGGCGGCGAGGCGGAAGCTGGCGTAGATGGCCGTCGCGATGGCGAAGATGGGCACGATCACCGACTTGTATCCCACCGCCAGCCCGAAGATGACGTTCGTCGCCGCGCCCGTGCGGCACGAGTTCGCCACCGCCTGCACCGGCCTACGCACGTCGCCACACAAACCAAACACTAATTAATAACCATTATGCCGGTTCATCTAAAATTCGTGCAATTTTAGCTAGTTATACTCAAGTTCTATCATTTTTGATTTCTTTTACCTGTAAGCGTTGCTTGTGAAGTACTCTGTGACATAGCCGATTACAAGACCTGCCCACAAACCGGCCGACACACAGATGAACAGGTACCTGCATTTTGCGAAATCATACAAAACCAAATGTCAAATCTATCAATAACTGGTCATGAATCTGAAAATGGCGTAGTATGACGATTGAGTTGGCGTGTAGCGGCGTACCAGTTCTTCACGAGCTTGCGCCTGCCGAAGTCGAAGAGGGTGAAGCTGTGCGGCAGGACGAGGAAGCTGACGATGGCGATGCCGACGGTCATGAGCACGGTGGAGATGAGGATCTGCCGCTTGAGCGCCGGCCCGATCTCCTCGACGGTCTTCACCTCGGCGACGTCGGTGGCGACGACCGTGGTGGCCAAGCACACCACGATGCCCATGGCGCTGATGAGCAGCGGGTACATCATCGCCGCGAAGTTGTGCTCCGTCCCGAACGAGGAGATGGACGCCACGAACAGCGCCGCGCACGACGACTCCGCGTACGACCCGAACAGGTCGGACCCCATCCCGGCGATGTCGCCGACGTTGTCCCCCACGTTGTCAGCGATCACCTGCATGCGCACATCATCGATCGTCTAAGGGTCAGGGACATGGAAGACATAACTTTTTTCCAACTTTGCCAGTGATTCTCAGTACGTACCGCGGGGTTGCGAGGGTCATCCTCGGGGATGTTGCGCTCCACCTTGCCGACGAGGTCGGCGCCGACGTCGGCGGCCTTGGTGTAGATGCCGCCGCCGACGCGGCCAAAGAGGGCCATGGACGAGCCGCCGAGGCCGTAGCCGGTGATGGACTCGTAGAGCCCGCCCCAGTCGTCGCCGTAGTAGACGCCGAAGAGGTTGATGGCGACGTAGAGGACGAACAGCGCGCTGGACGCGAGGAGGAAGCCCATGGCGGCGCCAGACCGGAACGCCACGACGAAGGCTCGCCTCACGCCGCGGCGGGCCTCGAGCGCCGTGCGCGCGTTCGCGAACGTCGCCACGCGCATCCCGAGGTACCCGGACATCACGGAGGTGAGCGCGCCCAGGAGGAACGCGATCATGCTGAAGGTCGCGTTCGCTAGCGCCGGCCGGCACATGCGCGCCGGGTCGTACGTGCACGGCTCCGGCCGCGTGCTGAAACGCTGCGCCGACCCTAAGAACATGAAGATCACCACCGCGAACCCAGCCATGAACACGGCGAGGTACCTGAATTCAATAGGATATTTTTTTTGACTATCTGTCAAAATATTCGCTTGACACACGAGTTCAAGCCAGACTCAATACAATTCTTATTTTAATGAATTTCTTCAAACTTCGGTAGGAATCCACCCATTTCAAGTGAAAATCTAGTTCATCACCGGGTAATATTTCTTGGGCATGCTTAGATGCTGGCCAATTCAATACCCATCATACCATTTTTTCGACAAATGTTTTTGCTTGTTTGGATGTTTGCAATTTTTTGGTACAGGCCAATCCTTCTTTTCTTTCTTGTAAATGTTGGCCGACAGCGGCAAGCAAAATCTTGATGAATTTTTTTCTGGCTAAATATTTGTTAGGAGAACGTTTGCTAAGACAAACATATACCCCTGGAAGTACGGCATTTATTAGTGTTTTTTATGGCAAGTtcttcaaacacacatggcaaattCTGGTAAACAAAGAATTTTGCTGTGAAATTGCCATGTTCGCTTGAAGAATTGCCATGCTACCAACACATAAATTGCCGCGAAAGACGTTTGTTTGGTCATGCACCCCCTGTGACCGTTCGCTGAATAACATTACCCAAACATTTTATTAGTATTTTCTGCAAATAATATATCTTTTGTCATTGTACCTTGATTTCAGTTATTCATATAGTATTTTTTTAAAGTTTAACCACCACATAAGATAAAAAAAACATGCAAATGTTAATTGCTAAAAATAACAATAAGAGAAAAATATTATATTACACTCCTTCTGTTTAtagtgccaaaaaacgtcttatattttgttaGAGTACTATATACTAGAAGCCAAACAATTTTTTGGCATTTTCCGCAAAAAGTGTTTTTTTGTTGCATTGTACCATGATTTTTGTTAGTCATCTGTAATTATTTAAGTTGAATCAGCACGCAACCTAAAAAACATGCCAATATTACTTGCTAAAAATAATACTAATAGTAATAAAGAGAAACAATATATTATTATGTAGCGCGTGTTTTTTTATTCTTCATCTCTATGCAAGTGGCACCCGAAGCATTTCGGAAAGCAGGTGTGTATACCTGTACTCCGTGAAGAGGAAGGACGTGGCGCCGATGGAGATGGCGTGCTGGAT
This DNA window, taken from Triticum aestivum cultivar Chinese Spring chromosome 1D, IWGSC CS RefSeq v2.1, whole genome shotgun sequence, encodes the following:
- the LOC123180583 gene encoding pyrophosphate-energized vacuolar membrane proton pump 1 — its product is MAVIGTVGAEVLIPLAAVIGIAFAVFQWYVVAKVPVPSHDGEDGGGGAAQKGRSGHDESAEDGVDYRQVEARCAEIQHAISIGATSFLFTEYRYLAVFMAGFAVVIFMFLGSAQRFSTRPEPCTYDPARMCRPALANATFSMIAFLLGALTSVMSGYLGMRVATFANARTALEARRGVRRAFVVAFRSGAAMGFLLASSALFVLYVAINLFGVYYGDDWGGLYESITGYGLGGSSMALFGRVGGGIYTKAADVGADLVGKVERNIPEDDPRNPAVIADNVGDNVGDIAGMGSDLFGSYAESSCAALFVASISSFGTEHNFAAMMYPLLISAMGIVVCLATTVVATDVAEVKTVEEIGPALKRQILISTVLMTVGIAIVSFLVLPHSFTLFDFGRRKLVKNWYLFICVSAGLWAGLVIGYVTEYFTSNAYRPVQAVANSCRTGAATNVIFGLAVGYKSVIVPIFAIATAIYASFRLAAMYGIALAALGMLSTIATGLSIDAYGPISDNAGGIAEMSGMPHVVRERTDALDAAGNTTAAIGKGFAIGSAALVSLALFGAYVSRAGVAAVDVLSPRVFAGLLVGAMLPYWFSAMTMRSVGSAALAMVEEVRRQFDSIPGLMEGTAKPDYATCVKISTDASLKKMLAPGALVMLSPLVAGTLFGTETLAGLLAGALVSGVQVAISASNSGGAWDNAKKYIEAGASAEARALGPKGSDAHKAAVIGDTIGDPLKDTSGPSLNILIKLMAVEALVFAPFFAAHGGLIFKHL